A window of Tautonia plasticadhaerens contains these coding sequences:
- a CDS encoding adenylate/guanylate cyclase domain-containing protein, whose protein sequence is MVDPETLVHWLQSTIAVLQDAAIASDFFSEAAKALVENIGLDTGWVLTWEPDTQGWVERACHYGGHAGDEADRRPSNKFLNRVRDLKRTSWTAPEQDLTDSNRSLLPVKAAVAAPILDREGKVIGALYGDRRQGAQGEAKFSKLEALLVELLAGGIATGLARLEQEKKYDIVVNQIELILGPDLAREVRENPDLTRGREAEITVLFADIRNFSKISRFLGHKTTFDWINDVMQQLSRCVIRHQGVIVDYIGDALMAMWGAPKADPEHATRACLAAIDMLEIVPEINKSWMQLPERMGLGIGINTGMASIGNTGSHERIKYGPLGNTVNLASRVEGATKYLKSYLMVTEMTHRLLDPSIPSRRLCSVRVVNIDDPVNLYEIVDSSRFATLDPERYQGDWNELRIRYEAALSAFDDEQFNLAAQTLGNLLTDFPKDGPSLVLLRRAVDGLIEGPDDAHPIWNLPGK, encoded by the coding sequence ATGGTCGACCCGGAAACCCTCGTCCATTGGCTCCAATCGACGATCGCCGTGCTCCAGGACGCCGCCATCGCGTCCGACTTCTTCTCCGAGGCAGCCAAAGCGCTGGTCGAGAACATCGGCCTCGACACGGGATGGGTCTTGACCTGGGAACCTGACACCCAGGGCTGGGTCGAACGGGCCTGCCATTACGGCGGTCACGCGGGCGACGAGGCCGATCGACGCCCCAGCAACAAGTTCCTCAACCGGGTCCGAGACCTGAAGCGGACCAGTTGGACCGCACCCGAGCAAGACTTGACGGATTCCAATCGCAGCCTCCTTCCGGTCAAGGCCGCCGTCGCCGCCCCAATCCTCGACCGAGAAGGAAAGGTCATCGGTGCTCTCTACGGAGACCGTCGGCAAGGGGCACAGGGCGAAGCGAAATTCTCGAAGTTGGAGGCCCTGCTCGTCGAACTGCTCGCCGGCGGCATCGCCACGGGGCTCGCTCGGCTCGAACAGGAGAAGAAATACGACATCGTCGTCAACCAGATCGAGCTGATCCTGGGCCCAGACCTCGCCCGTGAGGTCCGAGAGAATCCTGACCTGACTCGGGGCCGGGAGGCCGAAATCACCGTCCTCTTCGCCGACATTCGCAACTTCAGCAAGATCAGCCGATTCCTCGGCCACAAGACGACCTTCGACTGGATCAATGACGTCATGCAGCAACTCTCTCGCTGCGTGATTCGGCACCAGGGGGTGATCGTCGACTACATCGGTGATGCCCTCATGGCGATGTGGGGTGCCCCGAAAGCGGATCCGGAGCATGCCACCCGAGCGTGCCTCGCCGCAATCGACATGCTGGAAATCGTGCCCGAAATCAACAAGTCGTGGATGCAACTTCCCGAGCGTATGGGCCTGGGCATCGGCATCAACACCGGCATGGCCTCGATCGGGAACACGGGTTCCCACGAGCGGATCAAGTATGGCCCGCTCGGCAACACGGTCAATCTAGCGAGTCGGGTCGAGGGGGCGACGAAATATCTCAAGTCCTATCTCATGGTCACGGAAATGACTCATCGACTCCTCGACCCTTCGATCCCGTCACGCCGCCTATGTTCGGTCCGTGTTGTCAATATCGATGACCCGGTCAACCTGTATGAGATCGTCGATTCATCGAGATTCGCCACGCTCGATCCCGAGCGGTATCAGGGGGATTGGAACGAACTGCGGATTCGTTACGAAGCGGCACTCTCCGCTTTCGATGACGAGCAATTCAACCTGGCGGCCCAGACCCTAGGCAATCTGCTGACCGACTTTCCGAAGGACGGCCCCTCGCTGGTCCTGTTGAGGAGGGCCGTCGACGGCCTGATTGAGGGGCCTGATGACGCCCATCCCATCTGGAATTTGCCGGGCAAGTAA
- a CDS encoding serine/threonine protein kinase: protein MSVPKNEESLRIGSMAVELGHADRVAVVRALDALGRDPSRSISTLLDEEGVFDPRARARIENAVGLELARLNNDPGKGPARLGTDQSDHDPLETMTDAIAFPSSFQISPGSDVNSITSALGLDVGGVDFVTGDIRTPVLGPPSSMDIPSGTPSSDSNLPRFDPNATAEANFDLASGFDPEATSHAEGLAVTEAAQNAAASPDFDRHDPMPTAGGDPAVTFQGPGPLPVSGTFGHGGGSGSRFRVVREHAKGGLGSVLVAFDEELRREVALKEIQERHADDPDSRSRFLVEAEITGGLEHPGVVPVYSLGRNPDGRPFYAMRFIRGESLRKAIERFHDPERGPKDPGAHILQLRGLLRRFVDVCNALEYAHSRGVIHRDIKPDNIMLGPYGETLLVDWGLAKALDHLDRSSRTEELPLRPISGAGSTPTLDGSAVGTPAFMSPEQAEGNLAVLGPPSDIYSLGATLYQILTGHPPFTERNLFQVLLQVRNGEFPPPRLVNPDIPPGLEAICLTAMARPIGDRYDSCQSLADDLEHWLADEPISVYVEPWSVRLGRWAKRHRTLVAGTAVLLITAVVALTVGAILLKREQSRTELQRQSALAGWREAEQNEAEAKAQKSVADQNAERARRNEALAHENARIAQENERLAHENAERAETQRALAEIQRQMAERNFQQAIDAVDALLTEVGEIDLADVPQMEQTRRDLLSKARTFYERFLHQNDSPETRRDAGRAQSRLGDIHELLGEYDEARASYFAALQTQVTLAEDLPEDDGLAADLARTRHSLAILLKKMSEFDQSEALLEQARSVRTRLVEEDPGDLEAQSNLASSTYQLGAVLSRLVGRRAGARQLYEDAIQMQREVVGGRGSQDEDRRELARYLNNLALLLQGAEGSGADVAFEESIRLQRGLVEEHSDVPHFARELARTLNNRVRDAVAYNPDVAEGPLRESIMLVERLTQDFPNVPEYWSELGGYLNNLGRAFVERGVIEDDQEAAMRADDLFRRAEDAFRRSEAIRAKLVENNPLRTEYRHRLALIRHNLARFLRGRGDANRARTKLEEAIFDLRQLIESNPQVPEYEKDLALALSEQAYSILDEDGGLARGLEIASEGLEFAELSSNDRGNDAIFLDAVRTLHLQVAWILHDLNRYGAMDEHANFLGNSAAGDSTWLFYAAELYVRSGELAQTDNTLPDAERTAVVDRTLAEAGLWLDRAAHAGFRSTERAEAVFGPYTQNDAIASALRMIESNSSKSQ from the coding sequence ATGTCCGTGCCCAAGAACGAGGAGTCGCTTCGAATCGGCTCGATGGCGGTGGAACTGGGGCACGCCGATCGCGTGGCAGTCGTCCGAGCACTTGATGCCTTGGGACGCGATCCCTCACGATCGATCTCGACACTGCTCGACGAGGAAGGGGTGTTCGACCCCCGTGCGAGGGCTCGGATCGAGAACGCCGTCGGGCTCGAACTCGCCCGGCTCAACAATGATCCTGGGAAGGGGCCGGCTAGACTCGGGACCGATCAGTCCGATCACGATCCGCTCGAGACGATGACCGACGCCATCGCCTTCCCCTCGTCCTTCCAGATATCGCCGGGATCGGACGTGAATTCGATAACGAGTGCCCTCGGTCTCGATGTCGGCGGTGTCGATTTTGTTACGGGAGACATCCGAACCCCCGTGCTCGGACCTCCCTCTTCGATGGATATTCCTTCCGGCACCCCGTCTTCGGATTCGAATCTCCCCCGCTTCGATCCCAATGCGACGGCCGAGGCGAACTTCGATCTCGCCTCCGGCTTCGACCCCGAGGCCACCTCCCACGCCGAGGGGCTCGCTGTCACCGAGGCGGCCCAGAATGCAGCTGCCAGCCCCGACTTCGACCGGCACGACCCGATGCCCACCGCCGGAGGCGACCCCGCGGTGACGTTCCAGGGGCCTGGACCTCTGCCCGTTTCCGGCACGTTCGGCCATGGGGGGGGATCGGGGAGCCGGTTCCGGGTCGTCCGCGAGCACGCCAAGGGGGGGCTCGGCTCGGTCCTGGTCGCCTTCGACGAGGAGCTGCGGCGCGAGGTCGCCCTCAAGGAGATCCAGGAACGCCACGCCGACGACCCCGACAGCCGCTCCCGGTTCCTCGTCGAGGCCGAGATCACCGGCGGCCTGGAGCACCCCGGCGTCGTGCCGGTCTACTCCCTGGGCCGCAACCCCGACGGCCGCCCCTTCTACGCCATGCGGTTCATCCGCGGCGAGAGCCTCCGCAAGGCGATCGAACGCTTCCACGACCCCGAACGGGGCCCGAAGGATCCCGGAGCCCACATCCTCCAGCTCCGGGGGCTGCTGCGGCGGTTCGTCGACGTCTGCAACGCGCTGGAGTACGCCCACAGCCGGGGGGTGATCCACCGCGACATCAAGCCCGACAACATCATGCTCGGCCCCTACGGCGAGACGCTGCTCGTCGACTGGGGCCTGGCCAAGGCACTCGACCATCTCGACCGTTCGTCCCGGACCGAGGAACTGCCGCTCCGACCGATCTCTGGGGCCGGGTCCACGCCGACGCTCGACGGGTCGGCAGTAGGCACCCCGGCCTTCATGAGCCCCGAACAGGCCGAAGGGAATCTCGCTGTCCTTGGGCCTCCCAGCGACATTTACAGCCTCGGGGCGACCCTCTACCAGATACTCACCGGTCATCCCCCCTTCACCGAACGCAATCTGTTCCAAGTCCTGCTGCAGGTGAGAAACGGCGAATTCCCTCCGCCCCGGTTGGTGAATCCGGACATCCCGCCGGGGCTGGAGGCGATTTGCCTTACGGCCATGGCCCGTCCCATCGGCGACCGATACGACTCGTGTCAATCCCTCGCGGACGACTTGGAGCACTGGCTCGCCGACGAGCCGATCAGCGTCTACGTCGAGCCGTGGTCCGTCCGGCTCGGTCGCTGGGCGAAGCGGCACCGGACGCTCGTGGCCGGCACGGCGGTCCTGCTGATCACGGCAGTCGTCGCCCTGACCGTTGGTGCGATCCTCCTCAAGCGGGAGCAATCGAGGACCGAACTGCAGCGCCAGTCTGCCTTGGCCGGGTGGAGGGAGGCCGAGCAAAATGAGGCCGAAGCGAAAGCCCAGAAGTCCGTCGCCGACCAGAATGCCGAGCGAGCCCGGCGAAATGAGGCGCTCGCCCATGAGAACGCACGGATCGCCCAGGAAAATGAGAGGTTGGCTCATGAAAACGCCGAGCGTGCCGAGACGCAACGCGCGTTAGCTGAGATCCAGAGGCAGATGGCCGAGCGAAACTTCCAGCAAGCCATCGATGCGGTCGACGCACTCCTGACCGAGGTCGGCGAGATCGACCTGGCAGATGTCCCCCAGATGGAACAAACTCGTCGCGACCTGCTCTCCAAGGCTCGCACCTTTTACGAGCGGTTTCTCCATCAGAACGACTCCCCCGAGACTCGCCGGGATGCAGGTCGAGCTCAGAGCCGACTCGGTGACATCCACGAATTGCTCGGGGAGTATGATGAGGCGAGGGCCTCCTATTTCGCGGCACTGCAGACTCAGGTCACGCTTGCAGAGGATCTCCCAGAAGATGACGGCCTGGCCGCCGACCTGGCCCGAACCCGCCACAGCCTGGCGATCCTTCTCAAGAAGATGAGCGAATTCGACCAATCGGAAGCACTCCTCGAGCAAGCGAGATCGGTCCGCACTCGCCTGGTCGAAGAGGATCCCGGCGATCTGGAGGCCCAATCCAACCTCGCTTCATCGACATACCAGCTCGGGGCCGTCCTCTCCCGACTTGTCGGCCGTCGGGCAGGAGCCAGGCAACTGTATGAAGACGCAATCCAGATGCAACGCGAGGTCGTTGGCGGTCGAGGCTCACAAGATGAGGACCGCAGGGAGCTCGCCCGCTATCTCAATAACCTCGCCTTGCTCCTCCAAGGTGCAGAAGGTTCGGGCGCTGACGTCGCCTTCGAGGAATCCATTCGCCTGCAACGCGGTCTGGTCGAGGAACACTCGGACGTCCCACATTTTGCAAGGGAACTCGCCCGAACCCTGAACAATCGGGTCCGAGACGCAGTCGCGTACAATCCCGACGTCGCCGAGGGACCTCTCCGCGAATCGATAATGCTTGTCGAGCGCTTGACCCAGGACTTTCCCAACGTCCCCGAGTACTGGTCGGAGCTTGGGGGATACCTAAATAACCTGGGACGAGCGTTCGTCGAGCGTGGCGTGATCGAGGACGATCAGGAAGCCGCCATGAGGGCCGACGATCTTTTCCGGAGGGCAGAAGACGCATTCCGAAGGTCCGAGGCGATCCGTGCGAAACTCGTGGAAAACAATCCTCTTCGGACGGAGTACCGCCATCGCCTTGCCCTGATCCGCCACAATCTCGCCAGGTTCCTTCGAGGTCGAGGGGATGCAAATCGAGCTCGCACGAAGCTCGAGGAAGCGATCTTCGATCTCCGACAGCTCATCGAGTCGAATCCACAGGTTCCCGAATATGAGAAAGATCTCGCGTTGGCCCTCAGCGAGCAAGCGTATTCGATACTCGATGAGGATGGTGGGTTGGCCAGGGGGCTGGAGATCGCATCTGAGGGTTTGGAATTCGCGGAATTGTCCTCAAACGACCGTGGAAATGATGCGATATTCCTCGATGCCGTGAGGACGTTGCACTTACAGGTGGCGTGGATCTTACACGACCTGAATCGATACGGGGCGATGGACGAGCACGCGAACTTTCTCGGGAATTCGGCCGCAGGGGATTCAACCTGGCTCTTCTACGCGGCTGAGTTGTATGTCCGATCTGGCGAACTCGCTCAAACCGACAATACACTTCCCGATGCGGAACGGACCGCTGTGGTCGACCGAACTCTCGCTGAGGCTGGCCTCTGGCTCGACCGAGCGGCCCATGCTGGATTCCGATCGACCGAGCGAGCCGAGGCGGTGTTCGGGCCCTACACGCAAAATGATGCCATCGCAAGCGCGCTGAGGATGATCGAGTCGAATTCCAGCAAATCTCAATAA
- a CDS encoding heme-binding protein, translated as MSVGVESVGGTLHVEGTSNPDQIQVIRILDEVVVKDSGSDVARVPFQSVNAIEIVGGAENDEIFIFSNINIKTTISGNEGDDSLIGSSGGDILIGGPGIDKLVGNGGFNFYAEGENLAPLPGLNLDLDTGLFLGNQVVPSAQTDLDGNSLTLNSSEVRQLLDRASAASPSDDAIIAIVDRGGRILGVRVEDGVSQSILLDPTALTFAIDGALAKARTGAFFANDTAPLTSRTVQALSESTILQREVESNPNFTEPNSTQRGPGTVARIGIGGHFPRNVNFTPQVDLAQIEHTNRDTTFHPGQDRIKGTADDIELPNRFNIPDEAIPDRLLEQDLFIKPPDSYGFVSGLLPGAQPRGVSTLPGGLPILRAFKTEIKGIERLRASIIGGLGVFFPGDTGFAIEENSTLNGLAYDPEKRDRSQEAEAIAIAALGGVIDVTKPSLAGPLRINDLGGVPRVDSIVLPLGRIDLVGITLPIYGGHGFQGIRSVQIQMARLGISATGSRGTVNGVDLPVTTGADGVPGTGDEESVIPGQIVPEGFLVEPQDAQDGGLTRGDVIRLTAQAIAQANQTRAAIRLPLDESTRMIIAVTYTQGNVIGLYRMPDATYFSLDVAVAKARNVAYYADSDKLQEVDHLPGVPRGAAFTNRTIRYASLPFFPSGQDNYPPGPFSKLNDGQVSVRSALNSGPPLPATAFQSVGGFDAFNPQTNFRDPTNILNQNGIVFFPGSAPIYKDIDGDGVRELVGGLGISGDGIDQDDVVTYYGSKGYEPPFTVPRADQTKFRNVRLPYIKFNRQPLNRQFEIPQPSPVLEGIGPLP; from the coding sequence TTGAGCGTCGGCGTCGAATCAGTGGGCGGGACGCTTCATGTCGAGGGGACTTCAAATCCCGATCAGATCCAGGTGATACGCATTCTGGACGAGGTCGTCGTCAAAGACTCGGGGTCTGATGTCGCACGGGTTCCTTTCCAGTCGGTGAACGCCATCGAGATTGTTGGAGGAGCAGAAAACGATGAAATTTTCATATTCAGTAATATAAATATTAAAACAACAATCAGTGGGAATGAAGGGGATGATAGCCTCATCGGAAGCTCTGGCGGCGACATATTGATTGGCGGTCCGGGCATAGACAAATTGGTTGGCAATGGGGGCTTTAACTTCTATGCCGAGGGGGAGAACCTTGCTCCTCTGCCTGGCCTGAACCTGGACCTCGATACCGGGCTTTTTCTCGGCAATCAGGTCGTTCCATCTGCTCAAACGGACCTCGATGGCAATTCGTTGACACTGAACTCTTCCGAAGTCAGACAATTACTGGATCGGGCCTCGGCAGCCTCACCGAGCGATGACGCGATCATCGCAATCGTCGACCGGGGGGGAAGGATCCTTGGCGTCCGTGTCGAGGACGGTGTGTCTCAGTCGATTCTCCTCGATCCCACTGCGCTGACTTTCGCGATCGATGGTGCACTCGCCAAGGCTCGAACCGGCGCGTTCTTCGCCAACGACACGGCGCCACTGACCTCAAGGACCGTCCAGGCACTCAGTGAATCGACCATCCTCCAGCGAGAGGTGGAATCCAACCCAAACTTCACCGAACCGAATTCCACTCAACGAGGCCCAGGGACTGTCGCAAGAATCGGAATCGGTGGTCACTTCCCGCGAAACGTAAACTTCACTCCGCAGGTCGATCTGGCGCAGATCGAGCATACAAATCGGGATACGACGTTCCATCCCGGCCAGGACCGTATCAAGGGCACTGCCGATGACATCGAGTTGCCCAATCGATTCAATATTCCCGACGAAGCAATCCCCGACCGACTCCTGGAGCAAGATCTCTTTATCAAACCTCCGGACAGTTATGGATTTGTGTCAGGACTCTTACCTGGGGCTCAACCTCGAGGTGTCTCAACCCTTCCTGGAGGGTTGCCGATTCTTCGAGCCTTCAAGACCGAGATCAAAGGGATCGAGCGTTTGAGGGCAAGTATCATCGGTGGCCTCGGGGTCTTTTTCCCCGGAGATACCGGGTTCGCCATCGAGGAGAATTCTACCCTCAACGGTTTGGCGTATGATCCGGAGAAACGGGACCGCTCCCAGGAGGCGGAGGCGATCGCCATTGCCGCACTCGGCGGAGTGATCGATGTGACCAAGCCGTCACTGGCCGGTCCCCTGCGAATTAACGATCTCGGCGGAGTGCCAAGGGTTGACAGCATCGTCCTTCCGCTAGGGAGGATCGACTTGGTCGGAATCACACTCCCTATCTATGGTGGCCATGGATTCCAGGGGATTCGATCGGTTCAGATCCAGATGGCTCGACTCGGGATATCGGCGACGGGAAGTCGAGGGACGGTCAACGGGGTCGACCTTCCGGTGACGACTGGTGCCGACGGCGTTCCCGGCACGGGCGATGAAGAATCCGTGATCCCTGGACAGATTGTTCCCGAGGGGTTTTTGGTCGAGCCCCAGGATGCGCAGGATGGCGGATTGACAAGAGGAGATGTGATCAGGCTTACGGCCCAGGCGATCGCCCAGGCTAATCAGACTCGGGCTGCGATTCGTTTGCCGCTCGACGAATCGACCCGGATGATCATCGCCGTCACGTACACGCAGGGGAATGTGATTGGTCTCTATCGAATGCCCGACGCAACCTATTTTTCGCTTGATGTGGCCGTGGCCAAGGCCAGGAACGTGGCATATTATGCAGATTCCGACAAACTGCAGGAGGTCGATCACCTCCCTGGTGTGCCCCGAGGGGCCGCGTTCACGAATAGGACGATTCGATACGCCTCGCTCCCATTTTTCCCGAGCGGTCAGGACAACTACCCGCCGGGGCCATTCTCGAAGTTGAACGATGGGCAGGTATCCGTTCGCAGTGCACTGAACTCGGGTCCGCCATTACCCGCGACCGCCTTCCAAAGCGTGGGTGGTTTCGACGCGTTCAATCCGCAGACGAACTTCCGGGATCCGACGAATATTCTCAATCAAAACGGAATTGTGTTCTTTCCCGGGAGTGCGCCTATCTATAAAGATATCGATGGGGATGGAGTGCGGGAGCTGGTTGGCGGTTTGGGCATCTCTGGGGATGGCATCGATCAGGACGACGTGGTTACATATTATGGTTCGAAAGGATATGAGCCTCCGTTCACTGTGCCGAGAGCCGATCAAACAAAGTTCCGCAACGTCCGTCTGCCTTACATAAAGTTCAATCGACAACCATTGAACAGGCAATTCGAAATCCCTCAGCCTTCCCCGGTACTTGAGGGAATAGGACCACTTCCATGA
- a CDS encoding helix-turn-helix domain-containing protein: MPKPKPEREAPDRGRFPARRKAEAVVRLLRGEDLDTLSRELGVTAATLSSWRDGFLDGGTAALEGRPADGRDELVARLQAEGGQLTMDRQPLGMRCRHLEGGRPFASGRRST, encoded by the coding sequence GTGCCGAAGCCCAAGCCCGAACGTGAGGCCCCCGATCGGGGCCGCTTCCCCGCCAGGCGGAAGGCCGAGGCCGTCGTCCGCCTGCTGCGGGGCGAGGACCTCGACACCCTCTCCCGGGAGCTGGGCGTCACCGCCGCCACCCTCTCCTCCTGGCGGGACGGCTTCCTCGACGGCGGCACGGCGGCCCTCGAGGGCCGGCCGGCCGACGGCCGGGACGAGCTGGTCGCCCGGCTCCAGGCCGAGGGCGGCCAGCTGACGATGGATCGCCAGCCGCTCGGCATGAGGTGCCGGCACCTGGAGGGCGGCCGCCCTTTCGCGTCGGGGAGGCGGAGCACCTGA
- a CDS encoding DDE-type integrase/transposase/recombinase: protein MQRACRIFGLARATADDLKAREAVPPEQRPAPGKRGPAGAATDEGLVVHVRRVPAESPFTGEGYRKAWARLRPQGIRAASGRVRRPMRGHHLRAPRRGGHARGPKAHDGTITAEEPDALWGTDRTTTVTTGEGAVHVFVAVDHRTCECVGLHAAKRGDRFEALGPLRQGVRGHFGGFGAGVARGLTTRHDHGSNYLGDDFRREPALLGMASAPGFVREPQGDGRAERFIRTPKGQLLWVRTFAPVAELSEALREFKPFFYPQLPPVRAAGPG from the coding sequence ATGCAGCGGGCCTGCCGCATCTTCGGCCTGGCCCGCGCGACGGCCGACGACCTCAAGGCCCGGGAGGCCGTCCCGCCGGAGCAGCGGCCGGCCCCCGGGAAGCGGGGGCCGGCCGGGGCGGCCACCGACGAGGGGCTGGTGGTCCACGTCCGCCGGGTGCCGGCCGAGAGCCCGTTCACCGGCGAGGGCTACCGCAAGGCCTGGGCCCGCCTGCGGCCTCAGGGCATCCGCGCGGCGTCCGGGCGGGTGCGGCGGCCGATGCGGGGGCACCACCTCCGGGCCCCCCGCCGGGGCGGCCACGCCCGCGGCCCGAAGGCCCACGACGGCACGATCACGGCCGAGGAGCCGGACGCGCTGTGGGGCACCGACAGGACCACGACCGTCACCACCGGCGAGGGCGCGGTGCACGTCTTCGTGGCGGTGGACCACCGCACCTGCGAGTGCGTCGGCCTGCACGCCGCCAAGCGGGGCGACCGGTTCGAGGCGTTGGGGCCGCTGCGGCAGGGGGTGCGGGGGCACTTCGGCGGCTTCGGGGCCGGGGTCGCCCGTGGGCTGACCACCCGCCACGACCACGGGAGCAACTACCTCGGCGACGACTTCCGGCGGGAGCCGGCCTTGCTGGGGATGGCCAGCGCGCCGGGCTTCGTGCGGGAGCCGCAGGGGGACGGCCGCGCCGAGCGGTTCATCCGCACGCCCAAGGGGCAGCTGCTCTGGGTCCGGACGTTCGCCCCGGTGGCCGAGCTGTCCGAGGCGCTGCGGGAGTTCAAGCCTTTCTTTTACCCACAACTCCCGCCGGTCCGGGCGGCAGGCCCGGGCTAG
- a CDS encoding IS4 family transposase, producing MDAWVGQELAGGSFPDRRLRARLGKPLGDLGQRIGAPTPMACQDWAATEAAYRFFGNPRVDEGVILTGHFAAPRARFAATAGPILVLHDTTEFSSRRDNPEAIGRLSLLKTRHATVTLCGLLMHSSLVLTPQGDPLGLAAVKFWTRKKFKGANALRGKVNATRIPIEQEESVRWPENLKRSTELLGEPARCVHVGDRESDIYELFRAAREARTHFLVRTCVGRLAEGGGTTISEVMGREPVRGVHEVEVRDDRGRASTAELDVRFRRMTVRPPIGKQRRYPTLELTAIHADERAAPAGREPVRWRLLTDLAVDDLEAATGKLGWYAKRFKIETSHTELPGSLSFMRGSPAWRAAPWPATDCRSPRSWTPARSPAATAPAVPASRRPTGRSSGC from the coding sequence ATGGACGCCTGGGTGGGTCAGGAGCTGGCCGGCGGCAGCTTCCCCGACCGGCGGCTGAGGGCGAGGCTGGGCAAGCCCCTCGGCGACCTCGGGCAGCGGATCGGCGCCCCGACGCCGATGGCCTGCCAGGACTGGGCCGCCACCGAGGCCGCCTACCGCTTCTTCGGCAACCCCCGCGTCGACGAGGGCGTCATCCTCACCGGGCACTTCGCCGCCCCCCGGGCCCGGTTCGCCGCGACCGCCGGACCGATCCTGGTCCTGCACGACACCACCGAGTTCAGCTCCCGTCGCGACAATCCCGAGGCGATCGGCCGGCTCTCGCTCCTGAAGACCCGACACGCCACCGTCACCCTCTGCGGGCTGCTGATGCACTCCAGCCTCGTCCTCACCCCCCAGGGAGACCCGCTCGGCCTGGCGGCCGTCAAGTTCTGGACCCGCAAGAAGTTCAAGGGGGCCAACGCCCTGAGGGGAAAGGTGAACGCCACCCGCATCCCCATCGAGCAGGAGGAGAGCGTCCGCTGGCCGGAGAACCTGAAGCGTTCCACGGAGCTGCTCGGTGAGCCGGCCCGGTGCGTCCACGTCGGCGACCGCGAGAGCGACATCTACGAGCTGTTCCGCGCCGCCCGGGAGGCGAGGACCCACTTCCTGGTCCGCACCTGCGTCGGCCGGCTGGCCGAGGGCGGCGGCACGACCATCTCCGAGGTGATGGGACGCGAGCCGGTCCGGGGCGTCCACGAGGTCGAGGTCCGCGACGACCGAGGGCGGGCCTCGACGGCCGAGCTCGACGTGCGCTTCCGCCGGATGACGGTGCGCCCGCCGATCGGCAAGCAGCGCCGCTACCCGACGCTGGAGCTGACGGCCATCCACGCCGATGAGCGCGCGGCCCCCGCGGGCCGGGAGCCGGTCCGGTGGCGGCTGCTGACGGACCTGGCGGTGGATGACCTCGAGGCCGCGACCGGGAAGTTGGGCTGGTACGCGAAGCGGTTCAAGATCGAGACCTCTCATACGGAATTGCCTGGATCGCTATCCTTCATGCGGGGATCGCCCGCATGGAGGGCAGCACCATGGCCCGCGACCGACTGCCGATCGCCCCGCTCCTGGACCCCGGCGAGATCGCCCGCCGCTACCGCGCCTGCCGTTCCGGCGTCGAGAAGACCCACGGGCAGGTCCTCCGGCTGCTGA
- a CDS encoding transposase: MWAEDEARPGLKPVARRVWAVKGRRPTANGRTGCQWLYVYGFVHPASGRDLEPILPAADTDRMAAALGEFARWAGPAGERLLVVPVDNAGWHVARRLAVPPDVVRHRLPPRTPDLQPAEPLWPPLRAVVANEGFDDLEALERPLIGRCRWLIDHPEVVRGAVGFHWAVALNG, from the coding sequence CTGTGGGCCGAGGACGAGGCCCGGCCGGGGCTCAAGCCCGTCGCCCGGCGGGTCTGGGCCGTCAAGGGGCGACGACCGACGGCCAACGGCCGCACCGGGTGTCAGTGGCTCTACGTCTACGGCTTCGTCCACCCGGCCAGCGGCCGCGACCTGGAGCCGATCCTGCCGGCGGCGGATACCGACCGGATGGCCGCAGCGCTCGGCGAGTTCGCCCGGTGGGCGGGCCCCGCGGGCGAGAGGCTGCTGGTGGTGCCGGTCGACAACGCCGGCTGGCACGTGGCCAGGCGCCTGGCGGTGCCGCCGGACGTGGTGCGGCACCGGCTGCCGCCCCGCACGCCGGACTTGCAGCCGGCCGAGCCGCTCTGGCCGCCGCTGCGCGCGGTGGTGGCCAACGAGGGCTTCGACGACCTGGAAGCGTTGGAGCGCCCCTTGATCGGTCGATGCCGCTGGCTGATCGACCACCCCGAGGTCGTCCGCGGGGCGGTCGGCTTCCACTGGGCGGTCGCCCTCAATGGTTAG